A stretch of Gemmatimonadota bacterium DNA encodes these proteins:
- a CDS encoding ABC transporter ATP-binding protein: MVSNDRENERADRESDSGRRTSHFVREALFHRKYAIVAVVALMLAGSAVMLIQPLFFKMLFDTAIPESDTTLAWRLLAAMVATPLVAIGFTYFQGHLRVRIGAWVTLALRKEVLAHLLHVRLDALDRIPRGNIVFRVTRDTGRIGELYIAQELLPVFSSSIMLAGTLAMVFLLNVELAVIFCVALPSTYLATRFLSRYSKEMDRQSNEQSKAAESFLYEMVSAFRTIRLFNGEAHARRKSGGLFERHTRLKMRGSALHDLVLNFPNEIINGLVLGALLGYGAFQAIDGDITIGSLVAVMAYTPRASAALRSVLMTYTGTKLIDVRP, encoded by the coding sequence ATGGTTTCGAACGATCGGGAAAACGAACGGGCAGACCGGGAATCCGATTCAGGGAGACGTACATCCCATTTCGTGCGGGAAGCGCTGTTCCATCGCAAATACGCCATCGTTGCGGTGGTTGCCCTGATGCTCGCGGGGTCGGCCGTCATGCTGATCCAGCCTTTGTTCTTCAAGATGCTCTTCGACACGGCGATTCCGGAGTCAGATACGACGCTGGCGTGGAGACTGCTGGCGGCCATGGTCGCCACGCCCCTGGTGGCGATCGGTTTCACCTACTTCCAGGGACATCTGCGGGTCCGCATCGGAGCATGGGTAACCCTCGCCCTGCGCAAGGAGGTCCTTGCCCATCTGTTGCATGTCAGGCTGGACGCCCTGGACAGAATTCCCAGGGGGAACATCGTTTTTCGCGTGACGAGAGATACCGGCCGGATTGGCGAGCTCTATATCGCGCAGGAACTGCTCCCAGTCTTTTCAAGTTCGATCATGCTGGCGGGAACGCTGGCCATGGTATTCCTGCTGAATGTCGAACTCGCGGTGATTTTCTGTGTCGCCCTGCCATCGACGTATCTCGCCACGCGATTTCTGTCCAGGTACTCGAAAGAGATGGACCGTCAATCGAACGAACAGAGCAAAGCCGCTGAGAGTTTTCTCTACGAGATGGTCAGCGCGTTTCGAACGATACGCCTGTTTAACGGGGAGGCCCATGCAAGGCGGAAAAGCGGAGGGCTATTTGAAAGACACACCCGGCTCAAGATGCGGGGATCGGCTCTCCACGATCTGGTGCTCAATTTTCCAAACGAAATCATCAACGGATTGGTCCTGGGCGCCCTTCTCGGTTATGGCGCTTTCCAGGCTATTGACGGGGATATCACTATAGGCAGCCTCGTGGCCGTCATGGCCTACACGCCGCGAGCCTCAGCCGCGTTGCGGTCTGTGCTCATGACCTATACCGGTACGAAGCTCATCGACGTTCGGCCAG
- a CDS encoding histidinol-phosphate transaminase, whose protein sequence is MGFASALKNGFTRRRFMKGALLGAGAVATGSAWDIAQAMATGKKAGDVRGYGVEPGRVNIGSNENPLGASPRAVAAIAENLHKINRYDFGVDLPVRLNKMHDVPGVEGFELSFEDMRSFMRFRELNRVMVTPGSGPILQALAVIAAGNGGECIEAVPGYGSVARGFQSFQMMGKDVSVVRVPTTGDFVHDLGAMKAAITPKTSLIVVTNPNNPTGTIVPYDELVSLVDAAPEQAIVLIDEAYIHFVRDPNYQDAVKLALERENVVVARTFSKIYGLAGMRIGYAVGGQRMMDMLMAHMGFFGGGLSTLGMHAALAAIDDDEFVDRTLSVVNDGKDYLSAEFDRLGLEYTPSHGNYMIVNVGRDSRRMSGALFRRGVMVRSGSGYRTREIDLLGNHLRVTIGKPDELEVFVNELEDILGGSSQG, encoded by the coding sequence ATGGGTTTCGCGAGTGCACTTAAAAACGGCTTTACGCGGCGGCGGTTCATGAAGGGCGCCTTGCTTGGCGCCGGCGCCGTGGCCACCGGCTCTGCGTGGGACATCGCGCAGGCGATGGCGACCGGGAAGAAGGCCGGCGACGTCCGCGGATACGGCGTCGAGCCGGGCCGGGTCAATATCGGTTCCAATGAGAATCCCCTCGGCGCATCCCCGCGCGCGGTCGCGGCCATCGCCGAGAACCTGCACAAGATCAACCGGTACGATTTCGGTGTGGACCTGCCCGTCCGCCTCAACAAGATGCACGATGTCCCGGGCGTCGAGGGTTTCGAACTGAGTTTTGAAGACATGCGGTCGTTCATGCGTTTTCGTGAGTTGAACCGAGTCATGGTCACGCCGGGTTCCGGTCCCATTCTTCAAGCGCTCGCCGTCATCGCCGCGGGCAACGGCGGAGAATGCATCGAGGCGGTACCGGGATACGGATCGGTCGCCCGGGGCTTTCAGAGTTTTCAGATGATGGGGAAGGACGTCAGTGTCGTCCGCGTGCCGACTACGGGTGATTTCGTACATGATCTCGGCGCCATGAAAGCGGCCATCACCCCGAAAACGTCCCTGATCGTCGTCACCAATCCCAACAATCCCACCGGAACGATCGTGCCCTACGACGAACTGGTGTCGCTGGTGGATGCGGCGCCCGAGCAGGCCATCGTGCTCATCGACGAAGCCTATATTCACTTCGTTCGCGACCCGAACTACCAGGATGCCGTCAAACTCGCCCTGGAGCGGGAAAACGTGGTGGTCGCCCGTACCTTTTCCAAGATCTACGGCCTGGCCGGCATGCGCATCGGTTACGCCGTCGGCGGCCAGCGCATGATGGATATGCTGATGGCGCACATGGGATTCTTCGGCGGGGGTTTGAGCACGCTGGGCATGCACGCGGCGCTTGCGGCCATTGACGACGATGAATTCGTCGACCGTACACTGTCGGTCGTGAACGACGGCAAGGACTACCTGTCCGCCGAGTTCGACCGTCTGGGACTGGAATACACGCCGAGTCACGGTAACTACATGATCGTGAACGTCGGGCGCGACAGCCGCCGGATGTCCGGCGCACTGTTCAGGCGCGGCGTCATGGTTCGGAGCGGTTCCGGATACCGTACCCGGGAAATCGATCTCCTCGGCAACCACCTGCGGGTAACCATCGGCAAGCCCGATGAACTCGAGGTCTTCGTGAATGAACTCGAGGATATCCTGGGAGGCTCGAGCCAGGGTTAG
- a CDS encoding GMC family oxidoreductase: MSLPNPNIRRPDVIIIGTGAAGAVLAKELSTKGLRVVAMEMGSFLKTRHFDQDELQAMHPASNNPDHPNIYRHDQPNTYRQSADEQAAEDHGIHMQSTVGGSTLHYTGISWRLHENDFKERSLYGDLDGADVQDWPIDYWDLEHYYEKAEYEVGISGLAGANPFDPPRRRPYPMPPVPRTSSGALADLAARKLGWHSYPAPLAINSREYGGRSPVMNCGFCESYVCTIQARSSMLVTMIPQALRTGNCQIRADACVREIVVDEDGRAEGVIYLDKDLREHRLEARAVIVCCNGVHTPRLLLMSKSNLFPDGLANSSGKVGKHLMFNYYQSARGFFEKDLNEYKGVMDSRIIQDFYDPDPDKYGFFGGGVVEPRGDGETISFANLNMPRLRRWGARRKKWIMDNYTRYMVALTSMQSMSQESNTIDLDPDVKDKWGLPVPRVTYNVHPNEHKLGDFFRERARELLDAAGAHGVVASPNFVPRGDAHLMGTCRMGNDPATSVVNKFNQAHDVDNLFIVDGSSFVTSGKSNPTLTIQALAFRCADYIVTQMARLNIR; this comes from the coding sequence ATGTCCCTACCCAATCCAAACATACGACGGCCGGACGTGATCATCATCGGTACCGGTGCCGCGGGCGCGGTCCTGGCGAAGGAATTGAGCACGAAGGGACTGCGCGTGGTCGCCATGGAAATGGGATCTTTTCTTAAGACCCGCCATTTCGACCAGGACGAGCTTCAGGCGATGCATCCCGCCAGCAACAATCCTGACCATCCCAACATCTACCGCCACGACCAGCCCAATACGTACCGGCAGTCGGCGGATGAGCAGGCCGCCGAGGATCACGGGATCCACATGCAGAGCACGGTCGGCGGCAGCACGCTCCACTACACGGGCATTTCATGGCGGCTTCACGAGAACGATTTCAAGGAGCGAAGCCTCTACGGCGACCTGGACGGCGCCGACGTGCAGGACTGGCCCATTGACTACTGGGACCTGGAGCACTACTACGAGAAGGCCGAATACGAGGTGGGCATATCGGGTCTGGCCGGCGCCAATCCATTCGATCCGCCGCGCCGCCGGCCCTATCCCATGCCACCCGTTCCGCGGACCAGTTCGGGCGCCCTGGCCGACCTGGCCGCCCGGAAACTCGGCTGGCATTCCTATCCGGCGCCCCTGGCCATCAACTCGCGGGAATACGGCGGCCGGTCGCCGGTCATGAACTGCGGGTTCTGCGAAAGCTACGTCTGTACCATCCAGGCACGGTCCAGCATGCTGGTCACCATGATTCCGCAAGCGCTGCGGACGGGCAACTGCCAGATCCGTGCCGATGCCTGCGTGCGGGAGATCGTGGTCGATGAAGACGGCAGGGCGGAAGGGGTCATCTACCTAGACAAGGACCTGCGCGAGCACCGGCTGGAGGCCCGCGCGGTGATCGTGTGCTGCAACGGCGTCCATACTCCGCGCCTGCTGCTCATGTCGAAGTCCAATCTCTTTCCGGACGGCCTGGCCAACAGCAGCGGCAAGGTAGGCAAGCACCTGATGTTCAACTACTACCAGTCCGCCCGGGGCTTCTTCGAGAAGGACCTGAACGAGTACAAGGGCGTCATGGACTCCCGGATCATCCAGGATTTCTACGACCCGGACCCGGACAAGTACGGTTTCTTCGGCGGGGGCGTAGTCGAACCTCGGGGCGACGGCGAGACCATTTCCTTCGCCAACCTGAACATGCCGCGGTTGCGCAGGTGGGGCGCCCGGCGCAAGAAGTGGATCATGGACAATTACACCCGGTACATGGTCGCCCTCACCAGCATGCAGTCCATGTCTCAGGAATCCAATACGATCGACCTCGACCCCGACGTGAAGGACAAGTGGGGCCTTCCCGTCCCGCGCGTGACCTACAACGTGCATCCCAACGAACATAAACTCGGGGACTTCTTCCGTGAACGCGCCCGGGAACTGCTCGATGCCGCCGGCGCCCACGGGGTCGTGGCCTCGCCGAACTTCGTCCCCCGCGGCGACGCCCATCTCATGGGCACCTGCCGTATGGGCAACGATCCGGCGACGTCGGTGGTCAACAAGTTCAACCAGGCCCACGACGTGGACAACCTGTTCATCGTGGACGGATCGTCTTTCGTCACCAGCGGCAAGAGCAACCCGACGCTGACGATTCAGGCGCTGGCCTTCCGCTGCGCGGACTACATCGTCACCCAGATGGCCAGGCTGAATATCAGGTAG
- a CDS encoding gluconate 2-dehydrogenase subunit 3 family protein, translating to MTKTRYSRRSFIASTAQATGGVITLGVLSRTGALDAQEAPPFEHEWRHLDAHKGRTVDALTRMIMPSDDNGPGAAEARVVVYIDRALGAHRAEYRETYESGLAAFDQYCLNAHEAPFLDLDARTQRRALMGMDRPRSPGTWPEDAPMGARDFLRTVVTHTMEGMFSDPSYGGNYRETGWKLIRFPGRAPFGYDPPFSEFDMTIPETEYPEWKPYDGPMKSRIIGEE from the coding sequence ATGACGAAGACGCGCTATTCCCGCCGGTCGTTTATCGCCAGCACGGCACAGGCGACCGGGGGTGTGATCACCCTCGGCGTGCTGTCCCGTACCGGCGCGCTGGACGCCCAGGAAGCACCACCCTTCGAACACGAATGGCGGCACCTGGACGCGCACAAGGGACGTACCGTCGACGCGCTGACCCGTATGATCATGCCGTCCGACGACAACGGTCCGGGTGCGGCGGAAGCCCGGGTAGTCGTCTATATCGACCGGGCGCTGGGCGCACACAGGGCCGAATACAGGGAGACGTATGAATCGGGCCTGGCCGCTTTCGATCAGTACTGCCTGAATGCGCACGAAGCACCTTTCCTGGACCTGGACGCAAGGACACAACGTCGGGCGCTGATGGGCATGGACCGCCCGAGGTCTCCCGGGACCTGGCCGGAGGACGCCCCCATGGGCGCCCGGGACTTCCTGCGCACGGTGGTTACCCATACCATGGAAGGCATGTTCAGCGATCCGTCGTATGGCGGCAACTACCGCGAGACCGGCTGGAAGCTGATCCGGTTTCCGGGCCGGGCGCCCTTTGGCTACGATCCCCCTTTCAGCGAATTCGACATGACCATTCCCGAAACCGAATATCCCGAATGGAAACCCTACGACGGTCCCATGAAGAGCCGGATCATCGGCGAGGAGTAG
- a CDS encoding LD-carboxypeptidase produces the protein MDILKPPALKPGDTVGIVAPASRSALPSALKNGRRSIEALGYRTVTAPHLADRHGFLAGRDADRMDDLQAMFADPEIQAIVCLRGGYGSVRMLPHLDFDVIRTHPKVFVGYSDITALHGAIQQHTGLVTFWGPMVSSDMSPVFQPFNRDAFVKAIAGTDPVGEIPHPEDMPPVQTLCGGRASGPLIGGTLSLLSAAVGTPYEFDYEGAVLFFEDVGEEPHRIDRMLTQLLQADRLNRVSGIVIGECAGCGSAPHNPAFPYGSFSIEEVFIDRLQPLGIPVIYGLGIGHGTYKATLPLGVRASIDGDAGTLTIEESGVI, from the coding sequence ATGGATATTTTGAAACCGCCGGCATTGAAACCGGGCGATACTGTCGGGATCGTCGCACCGGCCAGCCGCTCCGCCCTGCCGAGCGCCCTGAAGAACGGCCGCCGGTCGATAGAAGCCCTTGGATACCGCACGGTGACCGCCCCACACCTGGCGGACCGTCACGGATTCCTGGCCGGCAGGGACGCCGACCGCATGGACGACCTCCAGGCCATGTTCGCCGACCCGGAAATCCAGGCAATCGTTTGTCTTCGCGGGGGGTACGGTTCCGTCCGCATGCTGCCCCACCTGGATTTCGACGTTATCCGCACCCATCCGAAGGTCTTTGTCGGCTACAGCGACATCACGGCCCTCCACGGGGCGATACAACAGCATACGGGACTGGTCACCTTCTGGGGCCCCATGGTCTCTTCCGACATGAGCCCCGTTTTTCAACCCTTTAACCGGGATGCCTTTGTGAAGGCGATTGCCGGAACCGATCCCGTCGGTGAGATTCCGCACCCCGAAGACATGCCGCCGGTGCAGACCCTGTGCGGCGGCCGGGCCAGCGGCCCGCTGATCGGGGGTACGCTTTCGCTGCTCTCGGCCGCCGTGGGAACTCCCTATGAATTCGACTACGAGGGCGCCGTCCTGTTCTTCGAGGATGTGGGCGAAGAGCCCCACCGCATCGACCGGATGCTCACGCAACTGCTGCAGGCGGACCGGCTGAACCGGGTCTCCGGCATCGTGATCGGCGAATGCGCCGGGTGTGGCAGCGCGCCGCACAACCCCGCGTTCCCCTACGGCAGTTTCAGTATCGAGGAAGTGTTCATCGACCGGCTGCAACCCCTCGGAATCCCGGTAATCTACGGTCTGGGCATTGGCCACGGCACGTACAAGGCGACGCTGCCCCTCGGTGTGCGGGCCTCGATTGACGGGGATGCCGGCACCCTCACAATCGAAGAATCGGGCGTCATTTAA
- a CDS encoding D-glycerate dehydrogenase, which yields MAIHILLDVPLPDSVMKLVDDGYLFHMLDDLADGDPRWRLVDAYLTYGHPPTDGEVMDRMPNLKVISNFGVGVDHIDTEAARKRGIPVGNTPHMLDGATADMTFTLLMAAARRVVVGDRFARSPGFTHYDPSILHGHEVHGSTIGIIGMGSIGKQVARRAGGFDMEIVYHNRKPDPDDHLYRARYVSLEALLEISDFVTLNCPLTEETRELINRAALRRMKKTAILINLARGAVVDHDALHHALSNGWIAAAALDVTEPEPLPRDHPLLELDNLVIAPHLGSATTRTRDAMARRTVENLKAGLAGQPLTSFVA from the coding sequence ATGGCCATTCACATTTTGCTGGACGTACCCCTGCCGGACTCGGTAATGAAACTCGTCGATGACGGGTACCTGTTTCATATGCTCGACGACCTGGCCGATGGAGACCCAAGGTGGCGCCTCGTCGACGCCTATCTCACCTATGGCCATCCCCCCACGGACGGGGAGGTGATGGACCGCATGCCGAACCTGAAGGTCATCAGCAATTTCGGAGTAGGCGTCGATCATATCGACACGGAAGCGGCCCGCAAGCGCGGGATTCCGGTGGGAAATACGCCCCACATGCTCGACGGCGCTACGGCGGACATGACCTTTACCCTCCTGATGGCGGCGGCACGGCGCGTCGTCGTGGGCGACCGGTTCGCCCGGAGCCCCGGGTTCACTCATTACGACCCCAGCATTCTTCACGGACACGAAGTGCATGGGAGCACCATCGGCATCATCGGCATGGGAAGCATCGGGAAGCAAGTCGCCCGGCGGGCGGGCGGGTTCGACATGGAGATCGTCTATCACAACCGGAAGCCTGACCCGGATGACCACCTCTATCGTGCCCGGTATGTCTCGCTGGAGGCGCTACTCGAGATCTCGGATTTCGTGACGTTGAACTGCCCGCTCACAGAGGAGACGCGGGAACTGATCAACAGAGCCGCGTTGCGGCGAATGAAAAAGACCGCCATCCTGATCAATCTGGCCCGGGGCGCCGTAGTGGATCATGACGCCCTCCACCATGCCCTGAGTAACGGCTGGATCGCCGCGGCCGCTTTGGACGTCACCGAACCGGAGCCCCTGCCGCGGGATCACCCCCTGCTTGAACTGGACAACCTGGTGATCGCGCCGCATCTGGGCAGCGCGACCACGCGCACACGCGACGCGATGGCTCGGAGGACGGTCGAGAACCTTAAGGCGGGACTCGCCGGTCAGCCCCTTACGAGCTTCGTCGCCTGA